A single Vigna radiata var. radiata cultivar VC1973A chromosome 8, Vradiata_ver6, whole genome shotgun sequence DNA region contains:
- the LOC106770146 gene encoding protein MAIN-LIKE 1-like, with translation MAFARHLPIDMSLLHLQDKHIANAIWESTKRVLRTRRHAIWIAKHVNELDQRVMNILKATEFDYILKVSIMKINHLLVTTLVERWRMETHTFHLPLGESTITLEDIALQIGLPIEGHVVTNISSGSLVFFCQQLLGDVPQENNAKGNIIKLTRMNNIFRQLPHDATDEVIQQYVRAYMLMIIGSIIMSDTSASMVHLMYLPF, from the coding sequence atggcTTTCGCACGTCATCTTCCCATTGATATGTCACTTCTACATCTTCAAGACAAACACATTGCGAATGCAATTTGGGAGAGCACTAAAAGAGTTCTTCGAACAAGAAGACATGCAATCTGGATAGCTAAACATGTCAACGAACTCGATCAAAGAGTCATGAATATACTGAAAGCAACAGAGTTTGACTATATTTTGAAAGTttcaattatgaaaataaatcacCTGCTAGTGACTACTTTGGTTGAGAGGTGGAGAATGGAGACTCATACTTTCCACTTGCCTCTTGGGGAAAGTACTATAACACTGGAAGACATTGCATTACAAATCGGGCTTCCGATTGAAGGTCATGTTGTCACTAACATCAGCAGTGGTTCTCTTGTATTTTTTTGTCAACAACTACTAGGAGATGTTCCTCAAGAGAACAATGCCAAAGgcaacataattaaattaactaggATGAATAATATATTTCGTCAGTTGCCTCATGATGCCACTGATGAGGTTATTCAGCAATACGTTAGAgcgtatatgttgatgataatTGGGAGCATAATAATGTCAGATACATCTGCAAGTATGGTTCATTTGATGTATCTGCCCTTTTAG
- the LOC106772796 gene encoding probable mediator of RNA polymerase II transcription subunit 26b — protein sequence MLRMNKGSLDYWRNYFGAANSDIFGIIDHAIMVAASDCPEEFRMRRDGIAERLFSSRLSRCLGCERVELSVPVDDDGGGCKNGFEGTGAEFESEAGASKESKVNSASVDDPGVTNTNRASNYSYGEAEALTDEIEEESQYVEEVFRIKDVLLNCEEESDSVLFDSLRRLQLMELTVDLLKATEIGKAVNPLRKHGSSDICLLARTLIEGWKEMVDDWVKATTAIAGSEGTPDSVNPSVIDDEEGLPSPPMDEGALFAPPTGSMELSQFFDGMDDDGNPRHSGEFMKNRDHGRSPSLKRKPQASNGANIVAKDGGKGQQAKKNEVAVRPNKPAISDSGPGRPPKSTMQKKGSIEPKVQQNTVKNTIPKNPHVRQLDKPRCSDDASVQVKLEASKRKLQERYQQVENAKRQRTVQVMELHDLPKQGIGHRNPHVKPGNQKRQWGHGRR from the exons ATGTTGAGAATGAATAAAGGGTCACTTGATTACTGGAGGAATTACTTTGGAGCTGCGAACTCTGACATATTTGGCATCATTGACCATGCGATCATGGTGGCTGCTTCTGATTGCCCCGAGGAGTTCAGGATGAGGAGGGATGGGATTGCAGAGAGGTTGTTTTCTAGCAGACTGAGTCGATGTTTGGGGTGTGAGCGGGTTGAATTGTCTGTCCCAGTGgatgatgatggtggtggttgTAAGAATGGCTTTGAAGGGACCGGAGCTGAGTTTGAGTCTGAAGCAGGCGCAAGTAAAGAGAGCAAGGTCAATAGTGCCAGCGTTGATGATCCTGGAGTGACGAACACGAACCGAGCTAGCAATTACAGCTATGGGGAAGCTGAGGCGTTGACTGATGAGATTGAAGAAGAGTCACAATATGTTGAAGAGGTATTCAGGATCAAGGATGTTTTGCTTAACTGTGAAGAAGAG TCTGATTCAGTTTTGTTTGATTCATTGAGAAGGCTTCAGCTGATGGAACTCACAGTGGATCTTTTGAAG GCAACTGAGATTGGAAAGGCTGTCAATCCTCTTCGAAAGCATGGATCAAGTGACATTTGTCTACTCGCGCGGACTCTTATCGA AGGCTGGAAGGAAATGGTGGATGATTGGGTCAAGGCTACCACAGCTATTGCAG GTTCAGAAGGTACTCCAGATTCAGTAAATCCATCTGTTattgatgatgaagaaggtCTTCCATCACCTCCTATGGATGAAGGGGCTTTATTTGCCCCTCCAACAGGTTCTATGGAACTCTCCCAG TTCTTCGATGGCATGGATGATGATGGAA ATCCTCGACATAGTGGGGAATTCATGAAAAACCGTGATCATGGAAGAAGTCCATCTCTGAAGAGGAAACCTCAGGCATCAAATGGGGCAAACATTGTTGCCAAGGACGGCGGAAAAGGTcagcaagcaaagaaaaatgagGTTGCTGTGAGGCCGAATAAACCAGCTATCAGTGATTCTGGTCCTGGCAGACCACCAAAATCAACCATGCAGAAGAAAGGCTCTATTGAGCCGAAGGTGCAACAGAATACAGTGAAGAATACTATCCCAAAAAATCCTCATGTTCGTCAGCTAGAT AAACCCAGGTGTTCGGATGATGCTTCAGTCCAAGTGAAGTTAGAAGCCAGTAAGAGGAAACTTCAGGAGCGGTATCAACAAGTTGAAAATg CTAAGAGGCAGAGGACAGTGCAGGTTATGGAGTTGCATGACCTCCCAAAGCAAGGTATTGGCCACCGGAATCCGCATGTGAAACCCGGAAATCAAAAGAGGCAATGGGGTCATGGACGAAGATAG